One Streptomyces sp. NBC_00554 DNA segment encodes these proteins:
- a CDS encoding Rv3235 family protein — protein MNKVMTRTTRHPGTRPPGRQDSRRPGSTPPRTPGGGTPRTAPGGSPPPTSPGGGASRTARPANRPPTAPPTTRPPTASSAATTLTAPPEAPPGPVPAQAPHRPAPRPRPTDLFADLLLAVLSGQRPVHCMLRHTAGRAYDELAWLAERGLLRTRGTRPVVRDIGYYVPRPGAIEAFARIGAGDQLRAMAFRLEQAADLRWRCTAVELGGPRMPHTNDD, from the coding sequence ATGAACAAGGTGATGACCAGGACGACGCGCCACCCGGGCACCCGCCCGCCGGGCCGCCAGGACTCCCGCCGCCCCGGCAGCACCCCACCCCGCACACCGGGCGGAGGCACCCCTCGTACGGCCCCGGGAGGCAGCCCACCCCCGACGTCCCCCGGCGGAGGCGCATCCCGCACCGCACGACCCGCGAACCGCCCGCCAACCGCACCGCCCACAACCCGCCCCCCAACGGCGTCGTCGGCAGCCACGACCCTCACCGCGCCCCCTGAAGCCCCACCCGGGCCGGTCCCCGCTCAGGCCCCCCACAGGCCCGCTCCCCGCCCCCGCCCCACCGACCTCTTCGCCGACCTCCTGCTCGCCGTACTGAGCGGTCAGCGCCCCGTCCACTGCATGCTGCGCCACACCGCGGGCCGCGCCTACGACGAACTGGCCTGGCTCGCCGAACGCGGCCTGCTGCGCACTCGCGGCACCCGCCCGGTCGTCCGCGACATCGGCTACTACGTGCCGCGCCCCGGCGCGATCGAGGCCTTCGCCCGCATCGGCGCCGGCGACCAGCTCCGCGCCATGGCCTTCCGCCTGGAGCAGGCCGCCGACCTCCGCTGGCGCTGCACGGCGGTCGAACTGGGCGGCCCCCGCATGCCACACACGAACGACGACTGA
- a CDS encoding NAD-glutamate dehydrogenase, translated as MQTKLDEAKAELLERAARVAENSPVGGHLPTGTTGEGTPDRDTVLAFLQRYYLHTAAEDLTDRDPVDIFGAAFSHYRLAENRPQGTANVRVHTPTVDENGWTCSHSVVEVVTDDMPFLVDSVTNELSRQGRGIHLVIHPQVVVRRDLTGKLIEVLPTRPTGELPHDAAVESWIHVEVDRETDRADLKQMTADLLRVLSDVRETVEDWEKMRDAALRIAEELPKEPTADDLRDQEVEEARELLRWLADDHFTFLGYREYELRDDDSLAAVAGTGLGILRSDPHHSGEDSHPVSPSFERLPADARAKAREHKLLVLTKANSRSTVHRPSYLDYVGVKKFDAEGNVIGERRFLGLFSSAAYTESVRRVPVVRRKVEEVLRGAGFSPNSHDGRDLLQILETYPRDELFQTPADELRSIVTSVLYLQERRRLRLYLRQDEYGRYYSALVYLPRDRYTTGVRLRIIDILKEELNGTSVDFTAWNTESILSRLHFVVRVEPGTELPQLSDADKERIEARLVEAARSWADGFGEALTAEFGEERAAELLRRYGGAFPEGYKADHNPRAAVADLVHLERLTRDDTKDFALSLYEPVGAGPGERRFKIYRTGEQVSLSAVLPAINRMGVEVTDERPYELRCSDRTTAWIYDFGLRLPKSLNGNGDYLGDDGRERFQQAFAATWTGAAENDGFNALVLSAGLNWRQAMVLRAYAKYLRQAGSTFSQDYMEDTLRNNVHTTRLLVSLFEARMSPDRQRAGVELTDALLEELDAALDQVASLDEDRILRSFLTVIKATLRTNFFQEALGAKPHEYVSMKFDPQAIPDLPAPRPAYEIWVYSPRVEGVHLRFGKVARGGLRWSDRKEDFRTEILGLVKAQMVKNTVIVPVGAKGGFVAKQLPDPSVDRDAWLAEGIRSYKTFISALLDITDNMVAGEVVPPADVVRHDEDDTYLVVAADKGTATFSDIANGVAESYNFWLGDAFASGGSAGYDHKKMGITARGAWESVKRHFRELGVNTQTQDFTVVGVGDMSGDVFGNGMLLSEHIRLVAAFDHRHIFLDPKPDAETSYAERRRLFELPRSSWADYNSELISSGGGIFPRTAKAIPINAHIREALGIESGVAKMTPADLMKAILKAQVDLLWNGGIGTYVKASTETHADVGDKANDSIRVDGADLRVKVVGEGGNLGLTQLGRIEFAQHGGKINTDAIDNSAGVDTSDHEVNIKILLNATVANGDLTVKQRNKQLAEMTEEVGALVLRNNYAQNVAIANALAQSPDMLHAQQRFMRTLVREGHLDRALEFLPTDRQIRERLNSGQGLTGPETAVLLAYTKITVSDALLATSLPDDPYLQRLLHAYFPTALREKFREQIDGHALRREIVTTVLVNDTVNTGGTSFLHRLREETGASLEEIVRAQTAARAIFESSKVWDSVEALDNVVAADVQTRIRLHSRRLVERGTRWLLNNRPQPLQLAETIGFFSDGVEQVWSELPKLLRGADLEWYQQIYDELSGAGVPDELATRVAGFSSAFPTLDIVAVADRTGKDPMGVAEVYYDLADRLGITQLMDRIIELPRADRWQSMARASIREDLYAAHAALVADVLSVGNGASTPEQRFKAWEERNAAILGRARTTLEEIRSSDAFDLANLSVAMRTMRTLLRTHS; from the coding sequence ATGCAGACCAAGCTGGACGAAGCCAAGGCCGAGCTGCTCGAACGGGCCGCCCGGGTAGCTGAGAACAGCCCGGTCGGGGGGCACCTACCGACTGGGACGACGGGCGAGGGCACCCCCGACCGGGACACCGTGCTCGCGTTCCTCCAGCGGTACTACCTGCACACCGCAGCGGAGGACCTGACCGACCGCGACCCGGTCGACATCTTCGGAGCCGCTTTCTCGCACTACCGCCTGGCCGAGAACCGCCCCCAGGGCACGGCCAACGTGCGGGTGCACACCCCGACCGTCGACGAGAACGGCTGGACCTGCAGCCACTCCGTCGTCGAGGTCGTGACCGACGACATGCCCTTCCTCGTCGACTCGGTCACCAACGAGCTTTCGCGCCAAGGGCGCGGCATCCACCTCGTCATCCACCCGCAGGTCGTCGTACGGCGTGACCTCACCGGCAAGCTCATCGAGGTGCTGCCGACGCGGCCCACCGGCGAGCTCCCGCACGATGCCGCCGTCGAGTCCTGGATCCATGTCGAGGTCGACCGCGAGACCGACCGCGCGGATCTGAAGCAGATGACCGCCGATCTGCTGCGCGTTCTCTCCGACGTCCGCGAGACCGTCGAGGACTGGGAGAAGATGCGCGACGCCGCGCTGCGCATCGCGGAGGAGCTGCCCAAGGAGCCGACCGCGGACGACCTGCGCGACCAGGAGGTCGAGGAGGCCCGGGAGCTGCTGCGCTGGCTCGCGGACGACCACTTCACCTTCCTGGGATACCGCGAGTACGAGCTGCGGGACGACGACTCGCTCGCCGCCGTGGCCGGCACCGGGCTCGGCATCCTGCGCTCCGACCCGCACCACAGCGGCGAGGACAGCCACCCGGTCAGCCCGTCCTTCGAGCGGCTGCCCGCCGACGCCCGCGCCAAGGCCCGCGAGCACAAGCTGCTGGTGCTGACCAAGGCCAACAGCCGGTCCACCGTGCACCGGCCGTCGTACCTCGACTACGTCGGTGTGAAGAAGTTCGACGCCGAAGGCAATGTGATCGGCGAGCGGCGCTTCCTCGGGCTCTTCTCCTCGGCCGCGTACACCGAGTCCGTGCGGCGGGTTCCCGTGGTGCGCCGCAAGGTCGAGGAAGTCCTGCGCGGCGCCGGGTTCTCGCCCAACAGCCACGACGGGCGCGACCTGCTCCAGATCCTGGAGACGTACCCGCGCGACGAGCTGTTCCAGACGCCCGCGGACGAGCTGCGGTCCATCGTCACCTCCGTCCTGTACCTCCAGGAGCGGCGCAGGCTGCGGCTCTACCTGCGCCAGGACGAGTACGGGCGCTACTACTCCGCCCTCGTCTACCTCCCGCGCGACCGCTACACCACCGGCGTACGCCTGCGGATCATCGACATCCTCAAGGAAGAGCTCAACGGCACCAGCGTCGACTTCACGGCCTGGAACACCGAGTCGATCCTCTCCCGGCTGCACTTCGTGGTCCGTGTCGAGCCGGGCACCGAGCTGCCGCAGCTGTCCGACGCCGACAAGGAACGCATCGAGGCCAGGCTCGTCGAGGCCGCCCGCTCCTGGGCCGACGGCTTCGGGGAGGCGCTGACCGCCGAGTTCGGCGAGGAGCGCGCCGCCGAGTTGCTGCGCCGGTACGGGGGTGCCTTCCCCGAGGGGTACAAGGCGGACCACAACCCGCGCGCCGCCGTCGCCGACCTGGTCCACCTCGAGAGGCTGACCAGGGACGACACCAAGGACTTCGCGCTCAGTCTGTACGAGCCGGTGGGCGCGGGCCCCGGCGAGCGCCGCTTCAAGATCTACCGCACCGGCGAGCAGGTCTCGCTCTCCGCGGTCCTCCCCGCGATCAACCGCATGGGTGTCGAGGTCACCGACGAGCGTCCGTACGAGCTGCGCTGCTCGGACCGTACGACCGCCTGGATCTACGACTTCGGGCTGCGGCTGCCCAAGTCCCTGAACGGCAACGGCGACTACCTCGGTGACGACGGCCGCGAGCGGTTCCAGCAGGCCTTCGCCGCCACCTGGACCGGCGCGGCCGAGAACGACGGCTTCAACGCCCTCGTGCTGAGCGCCGGGCTCAACTGGCGGCAGGCGATGGTGCTGCGCGCGTACGCCAAGTACCTGCGCCAGGCCGGCTCGACCTTCAGCCAGGACTACATGGAGGACACCCTCCGCAACAACGTCCACACCACCCGGCTGCTCGTCTCGCTCTTCGAGGCGCGGATGTCGCCCGACCGGCAGCGCGCCGGTGTCGAGCTGACCGACGCCCTCCTCGAGGAACTGGACGCCGCTCTCGACCAGGTGGCCAGCCTGGACGAGGACCGGATCCTGCGGTCCTTCCTCACCGTCATCAAGGCGACCCTGCGTACGAACTTCTTCCAGGAGGCGCTGGGCGCGAAGCCCCACGAGTACGTCTCCATGAAGTTCGACCCGCAGGCCATCCCCGATCTGCCGGCGCCTCGGCCGGCGTACGAGATCTGGGTGTACTCGCCGCGCGTCGAAGGCGTGCACCTGCGGTTCGGCAAGGTCGCGCGCGGCGGGCTGCGCTGGTCCGACCGGAAGGAGGACTTCCGGACGGAGATCCTCGGCCTGGTCAAGGCGCAGATGGTCAAGAACACCGTCATCGTGCCGGTCGGCGCCAAGGGCGGCTTCGTCGCCAAGCAGCTGCCCGACCCGTCCGTGGACCGCGACGCCTGGCTCGCCGAGGGCATCCGCAGCTACAAGACCTTCATCTCCGCGCTGCTCGACATCACCGACAACATGGTGGCCGGTGAGGTCGTCCCGCCCGCGGACGTCGTACGGCACGACGAGGACGACACCTACCTCGTGGTCGCCGCCGACAAGGGCACCGCGACGTTCTCGGACATCGCCAACGGGGTCGCGGAGAGCTACAACTTCTGGCTCGGCGACGCCTTCGCCTCCGGCGGCTCGGCCGGTTACGACCACAAGAAGATGGGCATCACCGCGCGCGGTGCCTGGGAGTCCGTGAAGCGGCACTTCCGGGAGCTGGGCGTGAACACCCAGACCCAGGACTTCACCGTGGTCGGCGTCGGTGACATGTCCGGTGACGTGTTCGGCAACGGCATGCTGCTCAGCGAGCACATCCGGCTGGTCGCGGCCTTCGACCACCGGCACATCTTCCTCGACCCGAAGCCGGACGCCGAGACCTCGTACGCCGAGCGGCGCCGTCTCTTCGAACTGCCGCGCTCCTCATGGGCCGACTACAACAGCGAGTTGATCTCGTCCGGCGGCGGCATCTTCCCGCGTACCGCCAAGGCCATCCCGATCAACGCGCACATCCGTGAGGCCCTCGGCATCGAGTCCGGCGTCGCCAAGATGACCCCGGCCGACCTGATGAAGGCGATCCTGAAGGCGCAGGTCGACCTGCTGTGGAACGGCGGCATCGGTACGTACGTGAAGGCGTCCACCGAGACGCACGCGGACGTCGGCGACAAGGCCAACGACTCGATCCGCGTGGACGGCGCCGACCTGCGGGTCAAGGTCGTCGGCGAGGGCGGCAACCTGGGGCTCACCCAGCTCGGCCGGATCGAGTTCGCCCAGCACGGCGGCAAGATCAACACCGATGCCATCGACAACAGCGCGGGCGTGGACACCTCCGACCACGAGGTGAACATCAAGATCCTGCTCAACGCGACGGTGGCCAACGGCGACCTGACCGTCAAGCAGCGCAACAAGCAGCTCGCGGAGATGACCGAAGAGGTCGGCGCCCTGGTCCTGCGCAACAACTACGCGCAGAACGTGGCGATCGCCAACGCGCTGGCCCAGTCGCCCGACATGCTCCACGCCCAGCAGCGCTTCATGCGCACCCTGGTCAGGGAGGGCCACCTCGACCGGGCCCTGGAGTTCCTGCCCACCGACAGGCAGATCCGCGAGCGGCTCAACTCCGGGCAGGGGCTGACCGGTCCGGAGACGGCCGTCCTCCTCGCGTACACGAAGATCACGGTCTCCGACGCGCTGCTCGCCACCTCGCTGCCGGACGACCCGTACCTCCAGCGCCTGTTGCACGCCTACTTCCCGACCGCGCTGCGCGAGAAGTTCCGCGAGCAGATCGACGGGCATGCGCTGCGCCGCGAGATCGTGACGACCGTCCTGGTCAACGACACGGTCAACACGGGTGGTACGAGCTTCCTGCACCGCCTGCGTGAGGAGACGGGTGCCTCGCTCGAGGAGATCGTCCGGGCGCAGACCGCGGCTCGCGCGATCTTCGAGTCGAGCAAGGTGTGGGACTCGGTGGAGGCGCTCGACAATGTCGTCGCCGCCGACGTCCAGACCCGGATCCGGCTCCACTCGCGCCGGCTCGTCGAGCGCGGCACGCGCTGGCTGCTCAACAACCGGCCGCAGCCGCTCCAGCTCGCCGAGACGATCGGCTTCTTCAGCGACGGGGTCGAGCAGGTCTGGTCCGAGCTGCCCAAGCTGCTGCGCGGCGCGGATCTGGAGTGGTACCAGCAGATCTACGACGAGCTGTCGGGTGCGGGCGTCCCGGACGAACTCGCCACACGGGTGGCCGGGTTCTCCTCGGCCTTCCCGACGCTGGACATCGTCGCGGTGGCCGACCGCACGGGCAAGGACCCGATGGGCGTCGCCGAGGTCTACTATGACCTCGCCGACCGCCTGGGCATCACCCAGCTGATGGACCGCATCATCGAGCTCCCGCGCGCCGACCGCTGGCAGTCCATGGCCCGCGCCTCCATCCGCGAGGACCTGTACGCGGCCCACGCGGCGCTCGTCGCCGACGTCCTCTCGGTCGGCAACGGAGCCTCCACTCCCGAGCAGCGCTTCAAGGCATGGGAGGAGCGGAACGCGGCGATCCTCGGCCGGGCCCGCACCACGCTGGAGGAGATCCGCAGCTCGGACGCGTTCGACCTGGCGAATCTGTCGGTGGCTATGCGGACGATGCGGACGCTGTTGCGGACGCATTCGTAG
- a CDS encoding histidine kinase yields MRNTVRQAARATVQLAGAVVLAFFSIIFITVLLITAVATLAVVGAGLLPETVLLIRRMAGAKRRAVAAWSGREIPEAYLPIEGPLRERLRTAVRDPGTHADLRWMVAYYGYGCLGFLAVPLWLVGLLVDGVWQGLLGREAVVLSLISRVADLDAAWSTALLKPSPKARLVERVEELTETRAGAIAAHGAELRRIERDLHDGTQARLVALSMRIGLAKRAYERDPEAARKLLDDAQDQAEEALTELRHVVRGIHPPILTDRGLAGAVRALAASSGLDVTVRVDGLEDRHAGAADDGPRPPAAVEAAAYFVVAEALTNAVKHSGAERASVQLVRLPAGLRVVVRDEGRGGADEAGGSGLLGMRRRVAALDGTLLVTSPAGGPTVIEVELPCVW; encoded by the coding sequence ATGCGGAACACGGTGCGGCAGGCGGCTCGGGCCACGGTCCAGCTGGCCGGGGCTGTCGTGCTGGCCTTCTTCTCGATCATCTTCATCACCGTGCTGCTGATCACTGCCGTCGCCACGCTCGCCGTGGTCGGTGCCGGGCTGCTACCGGAGACGGTGCTGCTGATACGGCGTATGGCCGGGGCCAAGCGACGCGCGGTGGCCGCGTGGTCGGGCCGGGAGATCCCCGAGGCGTATCTGCCTATCGAGGGCCCGCTGCGCGAGCGGCTGCGCACGGCGGTCCGCGACCCCGGCACGCATGCCGATCTCCGCTGGATGGTCGCGTACTACGGGTACGGCTGCCTCGGGTTCCTGGCAGTGCCGTTGTGGCTCGTCGGTCTGCTCGTCGACGGCGTGTGGCAGGGGCTGCTGGGCCGGGAGGCGGTCGTACTCTCGTTGATCAGCCGTGTCGCGGACCTCGACGCGGCCTGGTCGACCGCCCTGCTCAAGCCCTCGCCGAAGGCGCGGCTCGTCGAGCGGGTCGAGGAGCTGACCGAGACCCGGGCGGGTGCGATCGCCGCGCACGGTGCCGAACTGCGCCGTATCGAACGGGACTTGCACGACGGTACGCAGGCGCGCCTTGTCGCGCTGTCGATGCGGATCGGGCTGGCGAAACGGGCGTACGAACGCGACCCGGAGGCCGCGCGCAAGCTGCTCGACGACGCCCAGGACCAGGCCGAGGAGGCCCTGACCGAGCTGCGCCACGTCGTACGCGGCATCCATCCGCCGATCCTCACCGACCGGGGGCTCGCGGGAGCGGTACGGGCGCTGGCAGCCAGCAGCGGGCTCGATGTCACCGTACGGGTGGACGGCCTTGAGGACCGTCACGCGGGCGCTGCGGACGACGGGCCGCGGCCGCCGGCTGCGGTCGAGGCGGCCGCGTACTTCGTCGTGGCCGAGGCACTCACGAACGCGGTCAAGCACAGCGGGGCGGAGCGGGCGTCGGTCCAACTGGTGCGGCTGCCTGCGGGGTTGAGGGTTGTCGTACGGGACGAAGGGCGCGGCGGGGCAGATGAGGCGGGCGGTTCCGGGCTGCTCGGCATGCGGCGCCGCGTCGCCGCGCTCGATGGGACCTTGCTGGTGACCAGCCCCGCCGGGGGGCCGACCGTGATCGAAGTGGAGCTGCCGTGCGTGTGGTGA
- a CDS encoding TetR/AcrR family transcriptional regulator has product MTTNADATGTMNGTVTGAVTGTGAAAKGGKRSGTGPGAGTVPGKVPRRRAPAGAAVLREDVTEAIRLAVFEELAAVGYARMSIEGIARRAGVGKTAVYRRWRSKLHLVLDLVSAVAVQGLPAPDTGSLEGDLRLLYEVTSRALRHPVAGQIIPDLQAEAARNPEIADAMQKALREGQQGVANGIVAAAAARGEVREGISLDLALDLMSGPLYWRAVVVRGPKLPKGYLASLARATAAALKAL; this is encoded by the coding sequence ATGACGACGAACGCCGACGCCACCGGGACCATGAACGGCACCGTGACCGGGGCCGTGACCGGCACCGGGGCTGCGGCGAAGGGTGGAAAGCGGTCCGGAACCGGGCCCGGGGCCGGGACCGTTCCGGGTAAGGTCCCGCGCCGCCGGGCTCCCGCCGGGGCGGCCGTCCTCCGGGAAGATGTGACGGAAGCCATCCGCCTCGCCGTCTTCGAGGAGCTCGCGGCCGTCGGCTATGCCCGGATGTCCATCGAGGGCATCGCGCGCCGCGCGGGCGTGGGCAAGACGGCGGTGTACCGCCGCTGGCGCTCGAAACTCCACCTCGTCCTCGACCTGGTCTCGGCCGTCGCGGTCCAGGGCCTGCCCGCGCCGGACACCGGCTCCCTGGAGGGCGACCTGCGGCTGCTGTACGAGGTCACGTCCCGCGCGCTGCGCCACCCGGTCGCCGGCCAGATCATCCCCGACCTGCAGGCCGAGGCGGCCCGCAACCCCGAGATCGCCGACGCCATGCAGAAGGCCCTGCGCGAGGGCCAGCAGGGCGTCGCGAACGGGATCGTCGCGGCGGCCGCCGCCCGGGGAGAGGTCCGCGAGGGAATCAGCCTCGACCTCGCGCTCGACCTGATGTCCGGGCCGCTGTACTGGCGGGCCGTGGTGGTCCGGGGCCCGAAGCTGCCGAAGGGGTATCTGGCGAGTCTGGCCCGGGCCACGGCGGCGGCGCTCAAGGCGTTGTGA
- a CDS encoding response regulator produces MRVVIAEDNALLREGLVLLLTSSGHEVVAVAGSGPEVLPALIEHRPDVAVLDVRMPPGFRDEGLRAALAARKEIPGLPVLVLSQYVEESYAAELLGGGASGVGYLLKDRVGRVDEFLDALERVAAGGTALDPEVVTELLTRRRDSPLDFLTPREREVLELMAEGHDNATIAKTLVVTERSVSKHIGNVFLKLGLPPSDSGHRRVLAVLAYLNREL; encoded by the coding sequence GTGCGTGTGGTGATCGCGGAGGACAACGCCCTGCTGCGGGAGGGGCTCGTGCTGCTGCTCACCTCCTCCGGCCATGAGGTCGTGGCGGTGGCCGGCAGCGGGCCCGAGGTGCTGCCCGCCCTCATCGAGCACCGTCCGGACGTCGCCGTCCTCGACGTCCGGATGCCGCCGGGCTTCCGCGACGAGGGCCTGCGCGCGGCGCTCGCCGCCCGTAAGGAGATCCCCGGGCTGCCGGTGCTCGTGCTCTCCCAGTACGTCGAGGAGTCGTACGCCGCCGAGTTGCTCGGCGGTGGTGCGAGCGGGGTCGGCTACCTGCTCAAGGACCGGGTGGGCCGGGTCGACGAGTTCCTTGACGCCCTGGAACGGGTCGCCGCCGGCGGCACGGCCCTCGACCCCGAGGTCGTCACCGAACTCCTCACCCGCCGCCGCGACTCGCCCCTCGACTTCCTGACCCCCCGCGAACGCGAGGTCCTCGAGCTGATGGCCGAGGGCCACGACAACGCCACCATCGCCAAGACCCTCGTCGTCACGGAACGCTCGGTCAGCAAACACATCGGCAACGTGTTCCTGAAACTGGGCCTGCCACCGAGCGACAGCGGACACCGGAGGGTGCTGGCCGTACTGGCGTATCTCAACCGGGAGTTGTGA
- a CDS encoding HAD family hydrolase codes for MGKYGAAHIVWDWNGTLFHDNAAIIGATNAAFAELGLEPITMERYRALYCVPVPRFYERLMGRLPTDAEWQVMDETFHRYYAEHRTGCELTEGVPTLLAEWGSAGHSQSILSMYGHDELVPLVRGFGIEPHFMRVDGRTGPSGGSKAEHMVRHLGVLAGVEPARVVVIGDAADDAIAARHVGAQAVLYTGGSHGRASLEEVGVPVVDSLAEAVVEAERLAA; via the coding sequence ATGGGGAAGTACGGAGCAGCGCACATTGTGTGGGACTGGAACGGGACTCTGTTCCATGACAATGCCGCGATCATCGGGGCGACGAATGCGGCGTTCGCCGAGCTGGGGCTTGAGCCGATCACCATGGAGCGGTACAGGGCGTTGTACTGCGTTCCGGTACCGAGGTTCTATGAGCGGTTGATGGGGCGGCTGCCGACCGATGCCGAGTGGCAGGTCATGGACGAGACCTTCCATCGGTACTACGCGGAGCACCGGACCGGGTGCGAGCTCACCGAGGGTGTGCCGACACTCCTGGCCGAGTGGGGGTCGGCGGGGCACAGCCAGTCGATCCTCAGCATGTACGGGCATGACGAACTGGTCCCGCTGGTACGGGGGTTCGGGATCGAGCCGCACTTCATGCGTGTCGACGGGCGGACCGGGCCCTCCGGCGGCAGCAAGGCCGAGCACATGGTGCGGCACCTGGGCGTGCTCGCCGGCGTGGAGCCGGCCCGTGTGGTGGTGATAGGTGACGCGGCCGACGACGCGATAGCCGCCCGGCACGTTGGTGCGCAGGCGGTCCTCTACACCGGCGGTTCGCACGGCCGCGCCAGCCTGGAGGAGGTGGGCGTGCCCGTGGTGGACAGCCTGGCGGAAGCGGTCGTGGAGGCCGAGCGGCTGGCGGCCTGA
- a CDS encoding ABC transporter ATP-binding protein: MITKSTPETAPVDTPGELVPTVIVDQVDIVYRVNGTGGGRGSATAALNRILRREKSEKASGVRKVHAVKNVSFTAYRGEAIGLIGTNGSGKSTLLKACAGLLPVENGRIYTDGQPSLLGVNAALMGDLTGERNVYLGGLAMGMSKEQVRERYQEIVDFSGINEKGDFITLPMRTYSSGMSARLRFSIAAAKDHDVLMIDEALATGDRSFQKRSEARIRELRKTAGTVFLVSHNNKSIRDTCDRVLWLERGELRLDGPTEDVLKEYEKFTGK, translated from the coding sequence ATCATCACGAAGAGCACCCCTGAGACCGCCCCCGTGGACACCCCCGGCGAGCTGGTCCCCACGGTCATCGTCGACCAGGTCGACATCGTCTACCGCGTCAACGGCACCGGCGGCGGCCGCGGTTCCGCCACCGCCGCGCTCAACCGCATCCTGCGCCGCGAGAAGTCCGAGAAGGCGTCCGGTGTCCGCAAGGTGCACGCCGTCAAGAACGTCTCCTTCACGGCGTACCGGGGCGAGGCCATCGGCCTGATCGGCACCAACGGCTCCGGCAAGTCCACGCTGCTCAAGGCGTGCGCGGGTCTGCTCCCGGTGGAGAACGGCAGGATCTACACCGACGGCCAGCCCTCGCTCCTCGGCGTCAACGCGGCCCTGATGGGCGACCTCACGGGCGAGCGCAACGTCTACCTCGGCGGCCTCGCGATGGGCATGTCCAAGGAGCAGGTGCGCGAGCGCTACCAGGAGATCGTCGACTTCTCCGGCATCAACGAGAAGGGCGACTTCATCACGCTCCCCATGCGCACGTACTCGTCCGGCATGTCGGCCCGTCTCCGGTTCTCCATCGCCGCCGCCAAGGACCACGACGTCCTGATGATCGACGAGGCCCTGGCGACGGGGGATCGCTCCTTCCAGAAGCGCTCCGAGGCTCGCATCCGGGAGCTGCGGAAGACTGCCGGCACCGTGTTCCTCGTGAGCCACAACAACAAGTCGATCCGGGATACGTGTGACCGGGTGCTGTGGCTGGAGCGGGGGGAACTCCGCCTGGACGGCCCGACGGAGGACGTCCTCAAGGAGTACGAGAAGTTCACGGGGAAGTAG
- a CDS encoding ABC transporter permease — protein MSQVLDTPPPTSVSPTRETTVGQTADESAEALAARYGLTVSGARPSLPEYIRQLWARRHFITAFATARLTAQYSQAKLGQLWQVATPLLNAAVYYFIFGILMGTSKGIPDYIPFLVTGVFVWTFTQSSIMAGTRAISGSLGLVRALHFPRAALPVSYCLQQLQQLLFSMCALVVILLAFGVPVSMSWLLVIPALTLQFVFNAGVAMVMARMGAKFPDISQLMPFLLRTWMYISGVMWSIEHVLRHQDLPGWVLVALQSNPAAVYIDLMRFALIDSFHAGQLPPHVWAVATGWSLLAGVGGFLYFWKAEETYGRG, from the coding sequence GTGAGCCAGGTCCTCGACACACCGCCCCCGACGTCGGTCTCCCCCACCCGTGAGACCACCGTCGGCCAGACCGCCGACGAGTCCGCCGAGGCGCTCGCCGCCCGGTACGGCCTCACCGTCAGCGGTGCCCGACCCTCCCTGCCCGAGTACATCCGCCAGCTGTGGGCGCGGCGCCACTTCATCACCGCCTTCGCCACCGCGAGGCTCACCGCCCAGTACAGCCAGGCGAAGCTCGGCCAGCTCTGGCAAGTGGCGACCCCGCTGTTGAACGCGGCGGTCTACTACTTCATCTTCGGCATCCTGATGGGCACCAGTAAGGGGATTCCCGACTACATCCCGTTCCTGGTCACGGGCGTCTTCGTGTGGACCTTCACGCAGAGTTCGATCATGGCGGGGACCCGGGCGATCTCCGGCAGCCTCGGGCTCGTACGGGCCCTGCACTTCCCGCGGGCCGCGCTGCCGGTGTCGTACTGCCTCCAGCAGCTCCAGCAGCTGCTGTTCTCGATGTGCGCGCTGGTCGTGATCCTGCTCGCCTTCGGTGTGCCGGTCAGCATGTCCTGGCTGCTCGTCATCCCCGCCCTGACGCTCCAGTTCGTCTTCAACGCGGGCGTGGCGATGGTCATGGCCCGGATGGGCGCGAAGTTCCCCGACATCTCGCAGCTCATGCCGTTCCTGCTGCGCACCTGGATGTACATCTCGGGCGTCATGTGGAGCATCGAGCACGTCCTGAGGCACCAGGACCTGCCCGGCTGGGTCCTGGTCGCGCTGCAGTCCAACCCCGCCGCCGTCTACATCGACCTGATGCGGTTCGCGCTGATCGACAGCTTCCACGCCGGTCAGCTGCCGCCCCACGTGTGGGCGGTCGCGACGGGCTGGTCGCTGCTCGCCGGCGTGGGCGGTTTCCTGTACTTCTGGAAGGCTGAGGAGACGTACGGCCGTGGCTGA